The Acidobacteriota bacterium DNA window CGGCCGTGGAGCCTTTAGATCGAGATCCTTCAACCTGACCGGGATCAAGTGTGATTCATCGATCCCTTCCATCCTCAGCGCCGCCGACGCCAGCTCGTATCTTGAACAGACTTCCGAGTTCACGAAGTGAAGAATTCCTTTGAACTCGATCCCCAGAAGTCTTTTCATCGCTTTTGCCAGATCAATAGTCGATGTCGGGGAGCTGTACCAATCGACGACCGCTTTGATCTTTTCCCCTTTCCGGCAACGATCCACGACGCTGCTTCCAAAGTTCGGGCCGCCTCTTCCAAAAAGAGTCGAGGTTCTGAGGATTATGCTGTCCGGGTTCTCTTCGAGAATAGCCTTCTCCCCTTCCCATTTCGATCTCCCGTAGATGGAAAGAGGGTTGGGCTGGTCATGCTCCGCGTAAGGCGTCGTCTTCTTTCCATCAAAGACGTAGTCAGTGCTGACATGGATGAGCCTCGCCCCGATATGTCTGCATCCTCTTGCAATATTGAACGCTCCTTCGGCATTCACCTCGAAAGCCTCATCAGGATGATCCTCGCACCAGTCAACGTTGGACATGGCGGCACAGTTTATTACCACTGTGGGTAGAATTCTCTCAAACTCCATGGCAAGACGGTCGTAGTCTCTGATGTCCAGGAACTCCATCGTAGACTCGATCGTAGAATCGGGATACTCATATGAAACGATCTTTGATACATCTTTTCCAAGAAGCCCGTCAGATCCTGTGATGAGAAACTTAATGCTCATGTATCATGATCCCAAACAGCGAGATAGCCCACAATCTCGTGTGGCGCGACCGAGCTTGAATCTAAACTTCAACCCTGGTGTCTTCGCCAGAACAAAACCAGATCTCGACCCCGCAGTCAATCCGAACATTAACCTGAGTTTCAACAAAAGTCTCATTTGGGAAAGCCATGGTGAAAATCAATTACCTTCCCAATCCCCTTCAGATCGATTGCGAATCGGAACTCCCTTCTCTCATTGGTCGTGAAATCCCTTTTAAGATACTCAAAATAGAACCCGCAGCACTGGGTGAAATATTCTATTCTGTATCTCTGCTCAGGCAAGAAGCTCTCGAATAAGTTGTAACTCAACTTGACGTTCAGCCCCAATTTCTGATGGAAGAGTTGCGTTCCCCCTTCGAATGTTAGTTGCTCGTGATCCTGCGTTCCCTCGAATCCTTTCAGGCGAAATAGGTTCAGAGAAAGGAAGCCGATTTCCCCTTTCTTCAACGAGGCGCTTATGGAGCTGCTCCTCAAGGCTTTGTATATCGTATCGTAGGTC harbors:
- the rfbD gene encoding dTDP-4-dehydrorhamnose reductase, which produces MSIKFLITGSDGLLGKDVSKIVSYEYPDSTIESTMEFLDIRDYDRLAMEFERILPTVVINCAAMSNVDWCEDHPDEAFEVNAEGAFNIARGCRHIGARLIHVSTDYVFDGKKTTPYAEHDQPNPLSIYGRSKWEGEKAILEENPDSIILRTSTLFGRGGPNFGSSVVDRCRKGEKIKAVVDWYSSPTSTIDLAKAMKRLLGIEFKGILHFVNSEVCSRYELASAALRMEGIDESHLIPVRLKDLDLKAPRPSYSALDNSLYTRLSGEKPRGWKEALRDFLLGQV